A stretch of Arcobacter arenosus DNA encodes these proteins:
- a CDS encoding GIY-YIG nuclease family protein, translating to MCIDDLPSTYYPWYSTKDESIKKRKGWVYVVKTPKGYKIGKTHSLKARIKQLAKEFFDDIEIIHFIHFDEFVSEKEKACHELFKDKNNGFRLEYFDLSNKDIELIKSEIFIDKVLNIESKIAEKNKEEHTKNSLRKIRKLEKKKDAINQELKKINEQIRKELNWYKEYPSSLQRLTTDGQIEVMKYL from the coding sequence ATGTGTATAGATGATTTACCATCAACTTATTATCCTTGGTATTCAACTAAAGATGAAAGTATTAAAAAAAGAAAAGGATGGGTATATGTTGTAAAAACTCCAAAAGGATACAAGATAGGCAAAACTCATTCTTTAAAAGCAAGAATTAAACAACTTGCAAAAGAATTCTTTGATGATATTGAAATTATACATTTCATACATTTTGATGAATTTGTATCAGAAAAAGAAAAAGCTTGTCATGAATTATTTAAAGACAAAAATAATGGATTTAGGCTTGAATATTTTGACCTTTCTAATAAGGATATTGAACTGATAAAAAGCGAAATTTTTATAGATAAAGTTTTAAATATTGAATCTAAAATTGCAGAAAAAAATAAAGAAGAACATACAAAAAATAGCTTAAGAAAAATTAGAAAGTTAGAAAAGAAGAAAGATGCCATTAATCAAGAACTGAAAAAAATAAATGAGCAAATCAGGAAAGAGCTTAATTGGTATAAAGAATATCCTTCTTCACTCCAAAGGCTTACAACGGATGGACAAATTGAAGTAATGAAATATTTATAA
- a CDS encoding Rad52/Rad22 family DNA repair protein, whose protein sequence is MNIKILKEPLNQRHIKSRKEGYGQVGYITGSHAISEANRAFEYKWSAETLDMNLVQTEMKPKKDKQGNDTNIMLNYVGYTCKVKVTVDGLIREGYGFGQGIDKDLGKAHESATKEAETDALKRALRTFGDIFGLALYEKDNQNITNESKESYQIITDEQVKYIRKLNQTIKIDEKELCTFFMIDKLEDLKGRDYNKMIEIINKQIENKKAKDKK, encoded by the coding sequence ATGAATATTAAAATATTAAAAGAGCCACTCAACCAGAGGCATATTAAATCAAGAAAAGAAGGTTATGGACAAGTTGGATATATAACTGGAAGCCATGCAATAAGTGAAGCAAACAGAGCATTTGAGTATAAATGGAGTGCTGAAACTTTAGATATGAATTTAGTTCAAACAGAAATGAAGCCAAAGAAAGACAAGCAGGGGAATGACACAAATATTATGCTTAATTATGTGGGTTACACTTGTAAAGTTAAGGTAACTGTTGATGGACTTATTCGTGAAGGCTACGGATTCGGACAAGGTATTGATAAGGATTTAGGAAAGGCACATGAAAGTGCAACTAAAGAAGCTGAAACAGATGCACTTAAAAGAGCCTTGAGAACATTTGGCGATATTTTTGGATTAGCATTGTACGAAAAAGATAACCAAAATATTACAAATGAATCAAAAGAATCTTATCAAATTATTACAGATGAACAAGTTAAATATATCAGAAAATTAAATCAAACAATAAAAATAGATGAAAAAGAACTTTGCACCTTCTTTATGATTGACAAGTTAGAAGATTTAAAAGGTCGTGACTATAACAAGATGATTGAGATAATAAACAAACAGATTGAAAACAAAAAAGCAAAGGATAAAAAATGA
- a CDS encoding lambda-exonuclease family protein yields the protein MSCNILNLKQGSELWHKTRLEHYKTASRTPIVCGVSPFQSKEQLAMQLRGEYEPFYSKAMQMGNEFEDDVRTLAEMKFNDTFKPLVGIKDDYLASLDGINFSRDTIIEIKVSEKTFNDLKDGIIPDVYYFQIQHQMMVFDEVDQAYLVAYNPKTCETAYSKPILPDMEAILFIKESWKRFDEEKDTLKVEEFDMSENDEFLMAVDNYKLHMKELEEAKEKAEDAKKALLEFYQGGKTFGGGVTISYTKPSKSVNYSQLYKDNKALLKDVDLSKYEGERKGSFRVSVK from the coding sequence ATGAGTTGCAATATCTTAAATTTAAAACAAGGTAGTGAACTTTGGCACAAGACAAGACTTGAACATTACAAGACTGCTTCAAGAACTCCTATTGTATGTGGAGTAAGTCCTTTTCAATCTAAAGAACAATTAGCTATGCAGTTAAGAGGTGAATATGAGCCTTTTTATTCTAAGGCAATGCAAATGGGTAATGAGTTTGAAGATGATGTGAGAACACTAGCAGAAATGAAATTCAATGATACTTTTAAGCCTTTAGTTGGGATAAAAGATGATTACTTAGCTTCACTTGATGGAATCAATTTTTCAAGAGATACTATTATTGAAATCAAGGTTAGTGAAAAAACTTTCAATGATTTAAAAGATGGAATTATTCCTGATGTTTACTATTTTCAAATTCAACATCAAATGATGGTTTTTGATGAAGTAGACCAAGCCTACTTAGTAGCTTATAATCCAAAAACTTGTGAAACTGCATATAGTAAGCCGATACTTCCTGATATGGAAGCTATTTTGTTTATTAAAGAATCATGGAAAAGGTTTGATGAAGAAAAAGACACTTTAAAAGTTGAAGAATTTGATATGTCAGAAAATGATGAATTTCTTATGGCAGTTGATAATTATAAGCTTCACATGAAAGAGTTAGAAGAAGCAAAAGAAAAAGCAGAAGATGCAAAAAAAGCACTTCTTGAATTTTATCAAGGTGGTAAAACTTTTGGCGGTGGAGTTACTATTTCTTATACTAAACCTTCTAAATCGGTTAATTATTCGCAACTGTATAAAGATAACAAAGCACTTTTAAAAGATGTGGATTTATCTAAATATGAAGGAGAAAGAAAAGGTAGTTTTAGAGTGAGTGTAAAATGA
- a CDS encoding phosphoadenosine phosphosulfate reductase family protein — translation MSRNEVKKREENTTYIATISGGKDSVTMCDLLLKNGYPVDYILFTDTLHEHKKMYDYIEKLKIYFRSKYNKKITILKPKSTFEHWAFGVLERGERKGSIRGLPNLSNGMCYWRRESKVKPMEKFTKHFEKVVYYIGYTLDENRSIENYDKYTFKFPLRDIFKMKEDDCKKYLIDQEMENHLYRHYSRTGCDFCPFQSEQSFYMTWKHYPETWDKMKKIESKLLKLNNVVSSTWFMNHRTCDDMEKLFKEKDKQGSLFDFSDEPLKDCFCKI, via the coding sequence ATGAGCAGGAATGAAGTCAAAAAAAGAGAAGAAAATACAACTTATATAGCAACAATTAGCGGTGGGAAAGATAGTGTTACTATGTGTGATTTGTTATTAAAAAATGGTTATCCAGTTGATTATATTTTGTTTACTGATACATTACATGAACATAAAAAAATGTATGATTATATTGAAAAATTAAAAATTTATTTTAGATCAAAATATAATAAAAAAATTACAATATTAAAACCTAAATCTACTTTTGAACATTGGGCATTTGGAGTATTAGAGCGAGGAGAAAGAAAAGGATCTATTAGAGGATTACCAAATTTATCAAATGGGATGTGTTATTGGAGAAGAGAATCTAAAGTTAAACCAATGGAAAAATTTACAAAGCATTTTGAAAAAGTAGTTTATTATATAGGATATACGTTGGATGAAAATAGATCAATTGAAAATTATGATAAATACACTTTTAAGTTTCCTCTTAGAGATATTTTTAAAATGAAAGAAGATGACTGTAAAAAATATTTAATAGATCAAGAAATGGAAAACCATCTTTATAGACATTATTCTAGAACTGGTTGCGATTTTTGCCCTTTTCAGTCAGAGCAATCTTTCTATATGACTTGGAAGCATTATCCAGAAACATGGGATAAAATGAAAAAAATCGAATCTAAATTATTAAAATTAAATAATGTTGTTTCTAGCACTTGGTTTATGAATCATAGAACTTGTGATGATATGGAAAAGCTATTTAAAGAAAAAGATAAACAAGGAAGTTTATTTGATTTTTCAGATGAGCCATTAAAAGATTGTTTTTGCAAGATATAA
- a CDS encoding MazG nucleotide pyrophosphohydrolase domain-containing protein: MNREQHYLLKLSEECSEVAKECSKAILFGLDDFEPNQTLSNQEKIENELADLLSVMNELVNMGKLDKSKIFQASKRIKKAIKVDKYFQISCELGRTENK, translated from the coding sequence ATGAATAGAGAGCAACATTATTTGTTAAAACTTAGTGAAGAGTGTAGTGAGGTTGCTAAAGAATGTAGTAAAGCTATTCTATTTGGTCTTGATGATTTTGAGCCGAATCAGACTTTATCGAATCAAGAAAAAATAGAAAATGAACTAGCTGATTTGCTTTCAGTTATGAACGAACTTGTAAATATGGGCAAACTAGATAAGAGTAAAATATTTCAAGCCAGTAAGAGGATAAAAAAAGCTATAAAAGTTGATAAATATTTTCAAATATCTTGTGAGCTAGGAAGAACAGAAAATAAATAG
- a CDS encoding helix-turn-helix transcriptional regulator, with protein MSKNESAKENQLGIFEHLSLIPKLFEKIESLELEIKEIKKEVKHEYDLTKRSDVLEYLGISNSTLENMMKDGRFRQGKHFIKNIKGNKSKISFIESAIKEYKEKK; from the coding sequence ATGAGTAAGAATGAAAGTGCAAAAGAAAATCAATTAGGGATATTTGAACATTTAAGTCTTATTCCTAAACTATTTGAAAAAATAGAATCTTTAGAGTTAGAGATAAAAGAGATTAAAAAAGAAGTTAAACATGAATATGATTTAACTAAAAGAAGTGATGTTTTAGAATATTTAGGTATCAGTAATAGCACACTTGAAAATATGATGAAAGATGGAAGGTTTAGGCAAGGCAAACACTTTATCAAAAACATTAAGGGAAATAAGTCTAAAATCAGTTTTATAGAAAGTGCGATTAAAGAGTATAAGGAAAAGAAATGA
- a CDS encoding tyrosine-type recombinase/integrase produces MKFFNRKGMLYVRINGERFSTKLKDTKANRKLFESYCKNDEFFIKFNVGKSVPKLIELCEEVLREKESTLKTSSYRSYDSLYNSKIVPYFSKMLVSEIKPRHIEEWYKTFDDRQSINTCEAILRPSFEKALIREFITSSPLVIKKPSSTTDYSINPFNLLEIQKLIKNAPPILKNLIPILFYTGARPNEILNLKWENVNLNIGDIYITDSKTKSGIRTIDMLSQCEIYLREQFKITGNREYVFLNTKNLPYLSSANFNYSWDKLLKTCNLEKRGIYQLRHSFASNMLSNGEDLLWVSQMLGHKNPSITLSRYSKYIKSKRERKTTFLDDFSTKSTHQDLQAR; encoded by the coding sequence ATGAAATTCTTTAATCGTAAAGGGATGCTTTATGTTCGCATAAATGGGGAGAGATTTTCCACAAAGCTAAAAGATACAAAAGCAAACCGAAAATTATTTGAGTCATATTGTAAAAATGATGAGTTCTTTATAAAATTTAATGTTGGTAAAAGTGTGCCTAAACTAATTGAATTGTGCGAAGAAGTCCTAAGAGAAAAAGAAAGCACTCTTAAAACTTCATCTTATCGTAGTTACGATAGTTTATATAATAGTAAAATTGTACCATATTTTAGCAAAATGTTAGTATCAGAAATCAAGCCTAGACATATTGAAGAATGGTATAAAACTTTTGATGATAGACAAAGTATAAATACTTGTGAAGCAATACTAAGACCATCTTTTGAGAAAGCACTTATTAGAGAGTTTATTACTTCAAGCCCATTGGTAATTAAGAAGCCATCAAGCACAACTGACTATTCAATTAATCCATTTAACTTATTAGAAATTCAAAAGCTAATAAAAAATGCTCCACCTATTTTAAAAAACTTAATTCCTATTTTGTTTTATACTGGTGCAAGACCAAACGAGATACTTAATCTTAAATGGGAAAATGTTAATTTAAATATTGGAGATATTTATATAACAGATTCTAAGACTAAATCAGGGATTAGGACTATTGATATGCTTAGTCAATGTGAAATCTATTTGAGAGAACAATTCAAGATAACTGGAAATAGGGAGTATGTTTTTCTTAATACAAAAAACTTACCTTACTTATCAAGTGCAAATTTCAACTACTCTTGGGATAAACTCTTAAAAACTTGCAATCTTGAAAAAAGAGGAATATATCAATTAAGACATAGTTTCGCTTCAAATATGCTTTCTAATGGAGAGGATTTACTTTGGGTATCTCAAATGCTAGGACATAAAAATCCAAGCATTACACTTAGTAGATATTCTAAATATATCAAGTCAAAAAGAGAAAGAAAAACTACTTTTTTAGATGATTTTAGCACAAAATCGACACACCAAGACCTACAAGCACGATAA
- a CDS encoding AraC family transcriptional regulator has protein sequence MAEISSLTFHYVLKSLEKITSIKVDEMLQLADIPSEVISCHENKIDSKKLSSIFRYCAKKSNNPYLALHIGQATSYQSLGILGYLLLNTKNLKQIIEKFNTYQKLISGHFKFYFNDDGTYYKLAIYINENPMIPVPNFHAQVHLSSIVSILSQILGEKVFPDYTCFSQKAEENLEEYIKIFGNNISFEKQENAIFFKKDRLNIPVKNSNSSMLEYFENQANKILDEQKQESWYFKVEKEILKNIGVNEITIELIGKNLNLSPRTLQNYLKAESKTFRKALDSIRQKLANHYIKNTKMDLGTISIFLGYSEPSSFFRAYRRWYNTTPKQKINQSY, from the coding sequence ATGGCAGAAATATCAAGTTTAACTTTTCATTATGTATTAAAATCTTTAGAAAAAATAACATCTATAAAAGTTGATGAGATGTTACAATTAGCTGATATTCCCTCTGAAGTTATCTCTTGTCATGAAAATAAAATTGATAGTAAAAAATTATCATCAATTTTTAGATATTGTGCTAAAAAATCAAATAATCCATATTTAGCTTTGCATATAGGTCAAGCAACTTCATATCAATCTTTAGGGATTTTAGGTTACTTACTTTTAAATACAAAAAATCTAAAACAGATAATTGAAAAATTCAACACTTATCAAAAACTAATAAGTGGACATTTCAAGTTTTATTTCAATGATGATGGAACATATTACAAATTGGCTATTTATATAAATGAAAACCCAATGATTCCAGTTCCAAATTTTCATGCTCAGGTACATCTATCATCTATTGTTTCAATTCTTTCACAAATATTAGGAGAAAAGGTGTTCCCTGACTATACTTGTTTTTCTCAAAAAGCAGAAGAAAATCTAGAAGAATATATAAAGATTTTTGGAAATAATATAAGTTTTGAAAAACAAGAAAATGCAATTTTTTTTAAAAAAGATAGACTTAATATCCCTGTAAAAAACTCAAACTCTTCTATGTTAGAATATTTTGAAAATCAAGCAAATAAAATTTTAGATGAACAAAAACAAGAGTCATGGTATTTCAAAGTAGAAAAAGAGATATTAAAAAATATAGGAGTAAATGAAATCACCATTGAGTTGATTGGAAAAAATCTTAATCTTTCTCCAAGAACACTCCAAAACTATTTAAAAGCTGAATCAAAAACTTTTAGAAAAGCTTTAGATAGTATAAGACAAAAATTGGCAAATCATTATATTAAAAATACAAAAATGGACTTAGGTACAATCTCTATTTTTTTGGGATATAGTGAACCAAGTTCTTTTTTTAGGGCATACAGAAGATGGTATAATACAACTCCAAAACAAAAAATAAATCAATCTTATTAA
- the cowN gene encoding N(2)-fixation sustaining protein CowN, whose product MTNNEIRVDESYISFKNIDCFENACVVIDNMLRVLENPKNMNIYWKKVVPMIPKAYYTRNPKDDEKEALLYLVCSNSFYLDELFEKAEDEKGLNALNKCEQECC is encoded by the coding sequence ATGACAAATAATGAAATAAGAGTTGATGAAAGCTATATAAGTTTTAAAAATATAGATTGTTTTGAAAATGCTTGTGTAGTTATAGATAATATGTTAAGGGTTTTAGAAAATCCAAAAAACATGAATATTTATTGGAAAAAAGTTGTTCCGATGATTCCAAAAGCCTATTATACTAGAAATCCAAAAGATGATGAAAAAGAGGCCTTACTTTATTTGGTTTGTTCTAATAGTTTTTATTTAGATGAATTGTTTGAAAAAGCTGAAGATGAGAAAGGATTAAATGCACTTAACAAATGTGAACAGGAGTGTTGTTAA
- a CDS encoding diguanylate cyclase, producing the protein MKIRLLFLFVLSSILIIGLTFFYIEYDKNRHLEKVTKDYVKAYNTVYNDEKDLSYVILKNFLDLGNIQNRLYNFDKLPKNMQDYIREVTYNELQERYNNYKFLGIRQVHIHLPDNTSFLRMHLPQKFGDNLTGIRPTVEYVNKNKKEIDSFEEGRVQYGLRFVYPIFRDDIHVGSIEISFGAYALISKLINEYGVLSNFFIKKSIVNKKTFSFSNTRYISSQHEDFYLDKEIVDKLKEVSKKDYVNLLPPKKTINQIREIGIGVTPASIYVDSFNSIITVIPIFNKLTKENIGFLTIRSNGLVIKDSVFFAYVIMFGSIFTLALIVYIFFIISSKGRLFRSMLRYSSEEVFILDLDGNLIDCSLKASKKLGYSMDTMKTLNISHWDKNMSLEDFKKMAETLDEEPKTFNRIFTKRNGFTYDAEISINLFDIDGKKVIYSSVRDISEHNRILEILDYERNKYRNILELSSDGIHIIDAKGRLIEFSETFAQNLGYTSEELEELSVFDWDVGLSYDDILSKTENLIKKPDTFETKHRRKDGSIFDVQITAKGIEIEGETYLYASQRDISVLKNKEKEINNINKKQKSLLSLFEKGDSVLFKWKNDENWSTEYVSSNVKNLLGYSKEEFLSNKIKYATCIHEDDFKKVKSEVESSVNNKKEFFKHSPYKVITKEGKTKWILDYTVTEKNSYGEIEYFIGYLIDISEHENLIANLEKFVDAQENIIILSNGEKISYANKKFFDFFGFNDLKSFHENYNCICERFLENEKFFHIGKIGGSKKWIDQIEKLPDNKKVVSMLSKHFEVHAFFVNVNKFDENLLIVSFTDITQTMIEQIALEEKVVHDKLTGAYNREYFEKNYKLLLQRYEKDGLLALAFLDIDYFKKVNDRYGHDIGDEVLIKFVETIDKYSRESDILIRWGGEEFILILKLKRKKDLFPTLEKLRSLIETVSFPQVGNITCSMGATIHKENENIYTTVKRADKAVYDAKAQGRNKVIIDI; encoded by the coding sequence ATGAAAATAAGGCTTTTGTTTCTATTCGTACTATCTTCGATTTTAATTATAGGGTTAACTTTTTTTTATATTGAGTATGATAAAAATCGACATCTTGAAAAAGTTACAAAAGACTATGTTAAAGCTTATAATACTGTATATAATGATGAAAAAGATTTAAGTTATGTTATATTAAAAAACTTTTTAGACTTAGGCAATATACAAAATAGACTTTATAATTTTGATAAATTACCAAAAAATATGCAAGATTATATAAGAGAGGTAACTTATAACGAGTTACAAGAAAGATATAATAATTATAAATTCTTAGGAATTAGACAAGTTCATATACATCTTCCTGATAATACAAGTTTTTTAAGAATGCATTTACCCCAAAAATTTGGAGATAATTTAACAGGGATAAGACCAACTGTTGAGTATGTTAATAAAAACAAAAAAGAGATTGATTCTTTTGAAGAGGGTCGTGTTCAATATGGACTAAGATTTGTTTATCCAATTTTTAGGGATGATATTCATGTGGGAAGTATTGAAATCTCATTTGGAGCCTATGCCCTTATTTCTAAATTAATAAATGAATATGGTGTTTTAAGTAATTTTTTTATCAAAAAATCAATAGTTAACAAAAAAACTTTTAGTTTCTCTAATACTAGATATATAAGTTCACAACATGAAGATTTTTATTTAGATAAAGAGATTGTTGATAAATTAAAAGAGGTTTCAAAAAAGGATTATGTAAATCTTCTTCCTCCTAAAAAGACAATAAATCAAATTAGGGAAATTGGTATAGGCGTAACCCCTGCTTCTATATATGTTGATTCTTTTAATTCAATTATTACTGTAATACCAATATTTAATAAATTAACAAAAGAAAATATAGGTTTTTTAACAATTAGAAGTAATGGCTTAGTTATAAAAGACTCTGTGTTTTTTGCATATGTAATAATGTTTGGATCGATTTTCACTCTTGCATTAATCGTTTATATCTTTTTTATTATAAGTTCAAAGGGAAGATTATTTAGATCTATGCTTAGATATTCAAGTGAAGAGGTTTTTATATTAGATTTAGATGGTAATTTAATTGATTGTTCTTTAAAAGCATCAAAGAAATTAGGTTATTCAATGGATACTATGAAAACTTTAAATATAAGCCATTGGGATAAAAATATGTCTTTAGAAGACTTTAAAAAAATGGCTGAAACTTTAGATGAAGAACCTAAAACTTTTAATAGAATATTTACAAAAAGAAATGGTTTTACCTACGATGCAGAAATAAGTATAAATCTATTTGATATTGATGGGAAAAAAGTAATTTATTCTTCCGTTAGAGATATTTCTGAACACAATAGAATATTAGAGATTTTAGATTATGAACGAAATAAATATAGAAATATATTAGAACTCTCTTCAGATGGTATCCATATTATTGATGCAAAAGGAAGATTAATAGAATTCTCTGAAACTTTTGCCCAAAATCTTGGTTATACAAGTGAAGAGTTAGAAGAACTTAGTGTTTTTGATTGGGATGTGGGACTTTCATATGATGATATACTAAGTAAAACAGAAAACTTAATAAAAAAACCTGATACCTTTGAAACAAAACATAGAAGGAAAGATGGTTCTATTTTTGATGTTCAAATCACTGCTAAGGGTATTGAAATTGAGGGAGAAACCTATCTTTATGCTTCACAAAGGGATATAAGTGTATTAAAAAATAAAGAAAAAGAGATTAATAATATAAATAAAAAACAAAAGTCTTTATTATCTTTATTTGAAAAAGGTGATTCTGTTTTATTTAAATGGAAAAATGATGAAAATTGGTCAACTGAGTATGTGTCTTCTAATGTTAAAAATCTTTTAGGGTACTCAAAAGAAGAGTTTTTATCTAATAAAATTAAATACGCTACTTGTATTCATGAAGATGATTTCAAAAAGGTTAAATCTGAAGTTGAATCTTCAGTTAATAATAAAAAAGAGTTTTTTAAGCATTCTCCATATAAGGTTATTACAAAAGAGGGGAAAACAAAATGGATATTGGATTATACAGTTACAGAAAAAAATAGTTATGGTGAAATAGAGTACTTTATTGGTTATTTAATTGATATCTCTGAACATGAGAACCTTATTGCAAATCTTGAAAAATTTGTTGATGCTCAAGAGAATATAATAATATTAAGTAATGGTGAAAAAATATCATATGCAAATAAAAAGTTTTTTGATTTCTTTGGCTTTAATGATTTAAAAAGTTTCCATGAAAATTATAATTGTATCTGTGAAAGATTTTTAGAAAATGAGAAGTTTTTCCATATAGGAAAAATTGGAGGTTCTAAAAAGTGGATTGATCAAATTGAAAAATTGCCTGACAATAAAAAAGTTGTATCTATGTTAAGTAAACACTTTGAAGTTCATGCCTTTTTTGTAAATGTAAATAAATTTGATGAAAATCTTTTAATTGTGAGTTTTACTGATATTACTCAAACAATGATTGAACAAATTGCCCTTGAAGAAAAAGTTGTCCATGATAAGTTAACAGGTGCTTATAATAGAGAATATTTTGAAAAAAATTATAAACTACTTTTACAAAGATATGAAAAGGATGGTTTACTTGCCTTAGCTTTTTTAGATATTGATTACTTTAAAAAAGTAAATGATAGATATGGACATGATATTGGAGATGAGGTTTTAATTAAATTTGTTGAAACAATAGATAAATATTCTAGAGAATCTGATATTTTAATTAGATGGGGTGGAGAAGAGTTTATTTTAATATTAAAATTAAAAAGAAAAAAAGACCTATTCCCAACCTTAGAGAAATTAAGAAGTCTTATAGAAACAGTTTCTTTCCCTCAAGTTGGTAATATAACTTGTTCTATGGGAGCAACTATTCATAAAGAAAATGAAAATATCTATACAACAGTAAAAAGAGCTGATAAAGCAGTTTATGATGCAAAAGCCCAAGGACGAAATAAAGTTATTATAGATATTTAA